One genomic segment of uncultured Desulfobacter sp. includes these proteins:
- a CDS encoding urocanate hydratase produces MSTPPVPIMTICLPDTLPPEQQFIPSLRRAPDRGFRLTRPQTAVALKNALRYIPENLHDALIPEFLEELRTRGRIYGYRFRPQGHIKAKPIHEYKGKCVAGKAVQVMIDNNLDFDVALYPYELVTYGETGAVCQNWMQYQLIKRYLEVLTDHQTLVMQSGHPLGLFASAPDNPRVIITNGLLVGLYDNPGDWEIAVQMGVSSYGQMTAGGWMYIGPQGIVHGTYNTLLNAGRQMCGVPVNGDLAGLLFVSSGLGGMSGAQPKAAKIAGAASIIAEVDDSRVLTRHEQGWVDVVFNDLEKVYQAAKAAVKAKENTSIAYHGNIVDLLDFLIKKDLNVDLLSDQTSCHVVYDGGYCPVSLTFKERTQLLTKDRARFKRLVDESLKLHYELIQKLCAKGTYFFDYGNAFLKAVFDAGVTQVSKNGVDAKDGFVYPSYFEDIMGPIFDYGYGPFRWVCLSGKPEDLDKTDAAAMSCIDPDRRSYDRDNYVWIRDAKQNRLVVGSQARILYQDAAGRVSIALKFNEMVRTGEVSAPIMLGRDHHDPGGTDSPFRETANIYDGSNVCADMATHCFAGNAARGMSMVALHNGGGTGIGKAINGGFGLVLDGSERVDSIIKSAMLWDVMGGVARRNWAGNPNARKVAVAYNAQNPNGDQITIPHPADEAKVAAAVNKLFD; encoded by the coding sequence ATGAGCACTCCACCTGTCCCGATCATGACCATCTGCTTACCCGATACACTGCCGCCCGAACAACAATTTATTCCAAGCTTACGCAGGGCGCCTGACAGAGGGTTTCGCCTGACCCGGCCACAGACCGCTGTGGCCCTAAAAAATGCCCTGCGCTATATTCCGGAAAATCTTCATGATGCGCTTATTCCTGAATTTTTAGAAGAACTTCGGACCCGGGGCCGGATTTATGGCTACCGCTTTCGTCCCCAGGGGCATATCAAGGCAAAGCCCATTCATGAATACAAGGGAAAGTGCGTGGCCGGCAAAGCAGTCCAGGTGATGATTGACAACAATCTTGATTTTGATGTGGCCCTGTACCCTTACGAACTGGTGACCTACGGGGAAACCGGGGCTGTGTGCCAGAACTGGATGCAATATCAACTGATCAAACGATACCTGGAAGTACTCACCGACCACCAAACCCTGGTGATGCAGTCCGGGCACCCGCTGGGGCTCTTTGCCTCGGCACCGGACAACCCCAGAGTAATCATCACCAACGGGCTTCTGGTAGGGCTTTACGACAACCCCGGGGACTGGGAGATTGCCGTACAGATGGGGGTCTCATCATACGGCCAGATGACCGCCGGCGGCTGGATGTACATCGGCCCCCAGGGAATTGTTCACGGCACCTACAACACACTTCTCAACGCCGGACGGCAGATGTGCGGGGTCCCGGTGAACGGGGATCTGGCAGGACTGCTCTTTGTTTCATCCGGCCTTGGCGGCATGAGCGGCGCCCAGCCCAAGGCGGCTAAAATTGCAGGGGCGGCCTCCATCATCGCAGAGGTGGATGACTCAAGGGTGTTAACCCGGCATGAGCAGGGTTGGGTAGATGTGGTTTTCAATGACCTGGAAAAAGTTTACCAGGCTGCTAAGGCCGCTGTAAAAGCAAAAGAAAACACCTCCATTGCATACCACGGCAACATCGTGGACCTGCTTGATTTTTTGATCAAAAAAGATTTGAACGTGGATCTTTTGTCCGATCAGACCTCATGCCATGTGGTGTATGACGGCGGGTACTGTCCGGTCAGCCTGACGTTCAAGGAACGCACCCAACTTTTGACCAAAGACAGGGCGCGGTTCAAACGTCTGGTGGATGAGAGCCTTAAACTGCATTATGAACTGATCCAAAAACTTTGCGCTAAAGGCACCTATTTTTTTGACTATGGCAATGCCTTTTTAAAAGCGGTGTTTGATGCCGGTGTCACCCAAGTCTCCAAAAACGGTGTGGATGCCAAGGACGGATTTGTTTATCCGTCCTATTTTGAAGATATTATGGGCCCGATTTTCGATTACGGATACGGCCCCTTTCGCTGGGTATGCCTTTCCGGCAAACCTGAAGATCTGGATAAAACCGATGCCGCGGCCATGTCCTGCATTGATCCGGATCGCCGGTCCTATGACCGGGATAATTACGTGTGGATCAGGGATGCTAAACAGAACAGACTGGTGGTGGGCTCCCAGGCCCGAATTTTATACCAGGATGCAGCAGGCAGGGTATCCATTGCCCTGAAATTCAATGAAATGGTCAGAACCGGTGAGGTGTCCGCCCCCATCATGCTGGGCCGGGACCACCATGACCCCGGCGGCACGGATTCCCCGTTCAGGGAAACCGCAAACATCTATGACGGTTCCAATGTATGCGCCGACATGGCCACCCATTGCTTTGCCGGCAATGCAGCAAGGGGCATGAGCATGGTGGCACTGCACAACGGCGGGGGCACCGGCATCGGCAAGGCCATTAACGGCGGGTTCGGCCTGGTGCTGGACGGCAGCGAACGCGTGGATTCAATCATCAAATCCGCCATGCTCTGGGATGTCATGGGCGGGGTGGCCAGAAGGAACTGGGCCGGCAATCCCAATGCCAGGAAAGTGGCTGTTGCCTACAATGCCCAAAATCCCAATGGCGACCAGATCACCATCCCCCACCCGGCAGATGAGGCAAAGGTTGCGGCTGCAGTGAATAAACTCTTTGACTGA
- a CDS encoding CoA ester lyase, whose product MEDKTRIDKPFRSLISVPGHKGKMHAKVVASKVDVIMLDLEDSVPADQKEAARKTVIDSLLSLDFNVKRVALRINSLDTPFAYKDLIHVTEAACDHIDTIVVPKVNHEGDIHFVSRLLDGVEMASGQKRKIHIQACIETAQGLSRIKEIAQADSRLSSISFGIADYQASIGAGLISLSGHGENEEQVYPGHRWHFQISRIVMAAKANGLVALDAPYGNFKDDDGLKKSAGLAKALGCDGKWVIHPDQIDTVNQVFTPSTEEIQRARQILEASDDRSRGAVAVDGRMVDLATIRIARRVWNQAVFLGRD is encoded by the coding sequence ATGGAAGATAAAACAAGAATAGATAAACCCTTCCGGAGTCTGATTTCCGTACCCGGACACAAAGGGAAAATGCATGCTAAGGTAGTGGCTTCCAAAGTTGACGTTATCATGCTGGACTTAGAAGACAGTGTGCCGGCAGATCAAAAAGAGGCGGCCCGTAAAACGGTTATTGATTCGCTTCTGTCTTTGGATTTTAACGTAAAACGCGTAGCTCTTCGCATAAATAGCCTGGACACCCCTTTTGCCTACAAAGATTTGATTCATGTGACAGAAGCGGCTTGCGATCATATCGATACCATTGTGGTGCCCAAGGTGAACCATGAGGGGGACATCCATTTTGTGAGCCGGTTGCTGGACGGGGTTGAAATGGCATCGGGGCAAAAAAGGAAGATTCATATCCAGGCCTGTATTGAGACCGCCCAAGGACTTTCCCGGATTAAAGAAATTGCCCAGGCCGATTCCAGACTCTCGTCTATATCCTTTGGCATTGCCGATTACCAGGCCAGTATTGGTGCCGGGCTGATCTCTTTGTCCGGCCACGGAGAAAATGAGGAACAGGTTTACCCCGGCCATCGGTGGCATTTTCAGATCAGTCGCATTGTCATGGCTGCCAAGGCCAATGGACTTGTGGCCCTGGATGCCCCCTATGGAAACTTTAAGGATGACGATGGTCTGAAAAAATCAGCAGGCCTGGCCAAGGCACTCGGATGTGACGGCAAATGGGTAATCCATCCCGACCAGATCGACACGGTTAACCAGGTGTTTACCCCTTCAACGGAAGAGATTCAACGGGCCAGACAGATTTTGGAAGCGTCAGATGACCGGTCCCGGGGCGCCGTGGCTGTGGATGGCCGCATGGTGGACCTTGCCACCATCCGCATAGCCCGCAGGGTTTGGAATCAGGCTGTTTTCCTCGGCCGGGATTAA
- a CDS encoding acetyl-CoA hydrolase/transferase C-terminal domain-containing protein: protein MSELETRVECKSLLKKVMKAEETIQFFKPGMNLGWSGFTPAGYPKAVPIALADYVEANSLQGKLRFNLFIGASVGAETEDRWASLNMIDRRWPYQTGKNIAKGINEGRIRMGDKHLSLFGQDLGYGFYTKDTQSGKLDLAIIEVSAVKEDGSIVPTASCGVIPDILMVCDKIILEVNTGQPSFEGMHDLFTQEKPPHRQVFNITKADSRIGSTSIACDPEKVIAVVESKYPDKGRAFTAIDEKSEAIAGHIIDFFSAEVKAGRLPENLLPLQSGVGSIANAVVGGLAKSPFEHLTVYTEVLQDTMLDLFDAGKLDAASSCSLSLSEKEGFPRFLANRDRYADKIVLRPLSISNSPEVVRRLGCISMNTPIEFDLYAHANSTLVGGTRMINGIGGSGDFLRNGYLTIMHCPSVRPTKKDPTGITCVVPKAPHVDHTEHDLDVVVTDQGLADLRGLAPKERAQTIIDKCVHPDYKDIMQEYFDISTKVTLSKGIGHEPQLFDRCFKMQLNLAKNGTMKIDNWDVPEMV from the coding sequence ATGTCTGAACTTGAAACTCGAGTGGAATGTAAGAGCCTTCTTAAAAAAGTGATGAAGGCTGAAGAGACAATCCAGTTTTTTAAACCCGGAATGAACCTTGGCTGGTCAGGTTTTACACCTGCCGGCTACCCGAAAGCCGTACCCATAGCGCTGGCTGATTATGTTGAAGCCAACAGCCTTCAGGGCAAATTGCGGTTCAACCTTTTCATCGGGGCATCTGTCGGTGCGGAAACAGAAGACAGATGGGCCAGCCTTAATATGATCGACAGAAGATGGCCGTACCAGACAGGTAAAAACATCGCCAAAGGCATCAACGAAGGCCGCATCAGAATGGGTGACAAACACCTTTCTCTTTTCGGCCAGGATCTTGGATACGGTTTCTATACAAAAGATACGCAGTCAGGCAAGCTTGACCTTGCTATCATTGAGGTTTCCGCCGTTAAGGAAGACGGAAGCATTGTTCCCACCGCCTCCTGTGGTGTAATTCCTGACATCCTTATGGTTTGTGATAAGATTATCCTTGAGGTTAACACAGGTCAGCCTTCATTCGAAGGCATGCATGACCTTTTTACGCAGGAAAAACCGCCTCACAGACAGGTCTTCAATATTACAAAAGCAGACAGCCGCATCGGTTCTACCTCAATCGCATGTGACCCTGAAAAAGTTATTGCTGTTGTAGAATCGAAATATCCCGACAAAGGCCGCGCTTTTACGGCAATTGATGAGAAATCCGAAGCCATCGCAGGCCACATCATTGATTTTTTCAGTGCTGAAGTTAAAGCCGGCCGGCTTCCTGAAAACCTGCTTCCACTACAGTCCGGTGTCGGTTCCATCGCCAATGCAGTTGTGGGCGGTCTTGCCAAAAGTCCTTTCGAACATCTGACGGTTTACACGGAAGTGCTTCAGGATACAATGCTTGACCTGTTTGATGCCGGCAAACTTGATGCCGCATCTTCATGTTCACTCTCCCTTTCCGAGAAAGAGGGCTTCCCGCGTTTCCTGGCAAATCGGGATAGATACGCAGACAAAATTGTTCTTCGTCCGCTTTCCATTTCCAACTCGCCGGAGGTGGTCCGCCGTCTCGGATGTATCTCTATGAATACACCGATTGAGTTCGACCTTTACGCCCACGCAAACTCAACACTTGTAGGGGGTACAAGAATGATCAACGGCATCGGCGGTTCAGGTGACTTCCTCAGAAACGGTTACCTTACAATCATGCACTGTCCGTCCGTCCGTCCCACAAAAAAAGATCCGACAGGTATTACCTGTGTCGTGCCGAAGGCCCCGCACGTTGATCACACAGAGCACGACCTTGACGTTGTCGTCACCGATCAGGGACTTGCAGACCTTCGTGGTCTTGCGCCTAAAGAGAGAGCTCAGACGATCATCGACAAATGTGTGCATCCTGATTATAAAGATATCATGCAAGAGTACTTCGACATTTCTACTAAGGTTACCCTTTCAAAAGGTATCGGTCACGAGCCCCAGCTCTTTGATAGATGCTTTAAAATGCAGTTGAATCTTGCTAAAAACGGCACAATGAAAATCGACAACTGGGACGTACCTGAAATGGTATAG
- a CDS encoding phospholipase A, whose amino-acid sequence MKKPLRNVSMFYPLKSTRLMAVFFVILALNTVALHLTPARAGTSNVFIVPPQENAVAGQPTRFTLFVQNPDTTDIISKNYDSVMVTVGLNDQKRIVTALCMETAPDGTVTVPAGGFAKLTYEFELPQEMTGTVSLALEDFKSGPVLFTAEPPVEPQDREEENANQGQLVIGEKQNEFQPFLRNLSAYEPVYFLFGVDPGMEKSKFQISFKYKLFNGPFDSRGLNSLVDGFHLAYTQTSYWDLKSDSKPFDDSSYKPELFYLVPKIDLKLPWVKIFGIQGGFQHESNGKSGDDSRATNYIYIKPIMAISLFDDAYLTIAPKLWVYVMNEDDNNPDLADFRGYFDLQVQAGKPMGLCLDTHTRWAEAGSSIQADLSYPLTSFFNNGLNLYLHLQYFNGYAERLKEYSLKEEIFRVGFSLSR is encoded by the coding sequence ATGAAAAAACCGTTGCGCAATGTTTCCATGTTTTACCCCTTAAAAAGCACTCGGCTTATGGCTGTGTTTTTTGTGATCCTTGCCTTGAATACAGTTGCTTTGCATCTAACGCCTGCAAGAGCCGGCACATCAAATGTATTTATTGTCCCGCCCCAGGAAAATGCCGTGGCAGGTCAACCCACCCGGTTTACCCTGTTTGTCCAGAATCCCGATACCACGGATATCATTTCAAAGAATTATGATTCTGTCATGGTAACGGTGGGCTTAAACGATCAAAAGCGTATAGTGACGGCTCTTTGTATGGAAACCGCGCCTGACGGCACGGTGACTGTTCCGGCCGGCGGATTCGCCAAACTTACCTATGAGTTTGAACTGCCCCAAGAGATGACCGGGACGGTCAGCCTGGCCCTTGAAGATTTCAAGTCCGGCCCGGTGTTATTTACCGCGGAACCACCGGTTGAACCACAGGACCGGGAAGAGGAAAATGCAAACCAGGGGCAACTGGTCATTGGAGAAAAACAGAATGAATTTCAGCCCTTTTTGAGAAATCTGTCTGCCTACGAGCCGGTTTATTTTCTGTTCGGTGTGGACCCGGGAATGGAAAAAAGTAAATTCCAGATCAGTTTTAAGTACAAGCTGTTCAATGGGCCCTTTGACAGCCGGGGATTGAATTCCCTGGTGGATGGATTTCATCTGGCCTATACCCAGACCTCTTACTGGGACCTTAAGTCAGATTCCAAACCCTTTGACGATTCCAGTTATAAGCCGGAATTGTTTTACCTGGTGCCCAAAATTGATTTAAAGCTGCCATGGGTTAAAATTTTCGGTATCCAGGGCGGGTTCCAGCATGAGTCCAACGGCAAGAGCGGGGATGATTCCAGGGCCACCAATTATATATATATCAAGCCGATTATGGCGATTTCACTTTTTGACGATGCCTATCTGACCATTGCACCCAAACTGTGGGTATACGTAATGAATGAGGATGATAATAACCCCGATCTGGCAGACTTTCGAGGATATTTTGATTTGCAGGTCCAGGCAGGCAAGCCCATGGGCTTGTGTCTGGATACCCACACAAGGTGGGCTGAAGCGGGCTCCAGTATCCAGGCGGACTTAAGCTATCCATTGACCTCATTTTTCAATAACGGGCTTAATCTCTACCTGCATTTGCAGTATTTCAACGGATATGCGGAACGCCTGAAGGAATACAGCTTAAAAGAAGAAATCTTCCGGGTGGGTTTTTCCCTTAGCCGATAA
- a CDS encoding 4Fe-4S dicluster domain-containing protein, whose protein sequence is MPLYDLLTGPVFYTWSFFIALTIFLIGIIYRIIGFFRLTIGPDRAGFTTTGRIKAFLSGLVGILVSPVRIFQLFKTLILDVVLQLPLMRQDFLKWFMHICIYWGFAWLFFFHALEGYVSEVIFSDYVSTLNPFMALRNIAGVMVMAGVGIAIYRRKTNFRLKQISKHHDYLAIALLALIMISGFGLEAAKIISSGVFYDMVDEYGAMDYDEELPALKAVWQEEFNVQFPGETITVTPELIEEGWIINEDNCAACHSNPRWAFVSYPASIAMKPVAGFFSRNRLDLLILNIHFLSCFLALAYLPFSKFLHILTTPVSLMISGLAGQQIKRDENRATRRVFDLSACTQCGTCTSHCAVGPLFEIFDNQWVFPSERVTRVRESAWGRPMDPELRDAFSQGTFACTMCNKCSQLCPAGLDLQNIWKASRERLEEQSLPDLVIRLRELRKKHKPEKTGLKAPVQIKPGKNPVVESLKKSLQGATFSQCYTCLTCTSTCPVVGVTGETREFGSAPHQVIHALILGKPIWQRTPPLSGIA, encoded by the coding sequence ATGCCGTTGTATGATTTATTAACCGGTCCAGTGTTTTATACCTGGAGTTTTTTTATTGCGTTGACAATATTCCTCATCGGAATCATTTACAGAATCATTGGATTTTTCCGGTTAACCATCGGACCGGACCGGGCCGGATTCACTACGACAGGCCGAATAAAAGCTTTTTTGTCCGGCCTGGTCGGCATCCTGGTCTCACCTGTCCGAATTTTTCAACTTTTCAAAACGCTTATTCTGGATGTAGTGCTTCAATTGCCGCTGATGCGCCAGGACTTCCTCAAGTGGTTTATGCATATCTGTATTTACTGGGGATTTGCCTGGTTGTTTTTTTTCCATGCCCTTGAAGGCTATGTCAGCGAAGTGATTTTCTCAGATTACGTATCCACCCTGAACCCGTTCATGGCCCTTCGGAATATAGCCGGTGTAATGGTGATGGCGGGAGTGGGCATTGCCATATATCGCAGGAAAACCAATTTTCGATTGAAACAAATCAGCAAGCACCATGATTACCTGGCAATCGCCCTGCTTGCACTCATCATGATATCCGGTTTTGGCCTGGAAGCCGCCAAAATAATCTCTTCCGGGGTGTTTTACGACATGGTGGATGAATACGGCGCCATGGATTATGATGAGGAACTTCCGGCACTCAAGGCCGTCTGGCAGGAAGAATTCAATGTCCAGTTCCCCGGGGAAACCATCACGGTCACCCCGGAACTTATTGAAGAAGGATGGATCATCAATGAAGACAATTGTGCAGCTTGCCACTCCAACCCAAGGTGGGCCTTTGTCTCCTATCCTGCCTCCATTGCCATGAAGCCAGTTGCCGGTTTTTTCAGCAGGAACCGTCTGGATTTACTGATATTGAACATCCACTTTTTAAGCTGCTTTCTTGCCTTGGCTTACCTGCCTTTCAGCAAATTTCTGCACATCCTGACAACCCCGGTAAGCCTTATGATTTCAGGGCTTGCAGGACAGCAAATAAAACGCGATGAAAACAGGGCCACCCGCCGGGTCTTTGATCTTTCCGCCTGCACCCAGTGCGGCACCTGCACCAGTCATTGTGCCGTGGGACCTTTATTTGAAATCTTTGACAATCAATGGGTGTTTCCCTCTGAACGTGTAACCCGTGTCCGGGAATCAGCATGGGGCCGGCCAATGGACCCGGAATTAAGGGATGCCTTTTCCCAGGGCACTTTTGCCTGCACCATGTGTAACAAATGCTCCCAGCTTTGCCCTGCCGGACTGGACCTGCAGAATATCTGGAAGGCAAGCAGGGAAAGACTGGAGGAGCAATCACTTCCGGACCTCGTTATCCGGTTAAGGGAACTTCGCAAAAAACATAAACCGGAAAAAACCGGGCTTAAAGCCCCTGTGCAAATCAAACCCGGAAAAAACCCCGTGGTTGAATCCTTGAAAAAATCCCTCCAGGGGGCTACGTTTTCACAATGTTATACCTGTCTGACTTGTACCAGCACATGCCCGGTGGTGGGTGTCACAGGAGAAACCCGGGAGTTCGGATCAGCACCCCACCAGGTCATCCATGCCCTTATTCTGGGCAAACCGATCTGGCAAAGGACGCCCCCATTGTCTGGGATTGCCTGA
- a CDS encoding CoB--CoM heterodisulfide reductase iron-sulfur subunit B family protein, whose amino-acid sequence MKYALFSGCRTGFDIPQHPKSAKAVLSRLNVKVEELDFGCCGYPVKEKNLDAFLLLAIRNLAIAQAHNLPVLTLCKCCFGSLKQAEYYFQNNSEKRVMINEILEKEGLHYGGGVKIHHMLTLLDREVDTGIIRRSITHPLDGIKVAPSYGCHALRPSTITGFDDHPNAPTIFERIITLTGAEPVNWSKRLECCGNPLLEKNNALARDFILEKYGTAKQEGADIICTACNYCHMQYEYGRDLILKSGSTDPIPAILLTQLLGRAMGLEKD is encoded by the coding sequence ATGAAATACGCGCTATTCTCAGGATGCAGAACCGGATTTGACATTCCCCAGCACCCAAAATCGGCCAAAGCCGTTTTATCCAGACTCAATGTTAAGGTGGAAGAACTTGACTTTGGCTGTTGCGGATACCCTGTTAAAGAAAAAAACCTGGATGCCTTTCTTTTACTGGCCATACGAAACCTGGCCATCGCCCAGGCCCATAACCTGCCCGTACTGACCCTGTGCAAGTGCTGTTTCGGCTCCCTTAAACAGGCAGAATATTATTTTCAAAACAATTCCGAAAAACGAGTCATGATCAACGAGATACTGGAAAAGGAAGGGCTTCACTATGGCGGGGGCGTCAAAATCCATCACATGCTGACCCTCCTGGACCGGGAAGTGGATACAGGCATCATCCGGCGAAGCATCACCCATCCCCTTGACGGGATAAAAGTGGCCCCAAGCTACGGCTGCCATGCGCTGCGCCCCTCAACCATCACCGGATTCGATGACCACCCCAATGCGCCGACGATATTTGAACGAATTATCACACTGACCGGGGCAGAACCCGTAAACTGGTCCAAACGCCTGGAATGCTGCGGCAATCCCCTGTTGGAAAAAAACAACGCCCTGGCCCGGGACTTTATTCTGGAAAAATATGGAACGGCAAAACAGGAGGGGGCGGATATAATCTGCACGGCATGCAATTATTGCCACATGCAATATGAATACGGCCGGGACCTTATCCTGAAATCGGGATCAACAGACCCCATACCCGCCATACTTCTTACCCAATTGCTGGGCCGGGCCATGGGGCTTGAAAAGGATTAG
- a CDS encoding gamma carbonic anhydrase family protein, producing MTLYSYKNIVPDIHDTVFIAPGAKIIGDVQIGRDSSVWFQTVLRGDVAEIRIGERTNIQDLCMGHVARDTPLIIGNGVTIGHNCCVHGCTIGDGCLIGMGAVLLNKSVIGEGCVIAAGALVLENTIIEPYSLVTGSPGKVKKVYENREEIDQMLKRASDNYVGHAREYSSNDLVYEIRK from the coding sequence ATGACACTGTATTCATACAAGAACATTGTACCGGACATCCACGACACCGTTTTTATAGCACCTGGTGCGAAGATTATAGGAGATGTGCAGATCGGCCGGGATTCTTCGGTCTGGTTTCAAACGGTTCTCAGGGGAGATGTCGCTGAAATCCGCATTGGTGAACGCACAAATATTCAGGATCTTTGCATGGGTCATGTGGCCAGGGACACCCCTTTGATAATCGGCAACGGCGTCACCATCGGCCATAACTGCTGTGTCCACGGTTGCACCATTGGAGACGGCTGTCTGATCGGTATGGGCGCCGTTCTGTTGAACAAAAGCGTGATCGGGGAAGGCTGCGTTATTGCGGCCGGTGCCCTTGTCCTGGAAAACACAATAATTGAGCCATATTCACTTGTTACAGGGTCGCCGGGCAAGGTAAAAAAAGTTTACGAGAACCGGGAAGAGATTGATCAGATGCTGAAAAGAGCCTCTGATAACTATGTGGGGCATGCAAGGGAATATAGTTCCAACGATCTGGTTTATGAGATTAGAAAATAG
- a CDS encoding glycine--tRNA ligase, giving the protein MAKPKKELTLMDKVVGLCKRRGFVYPGSEIYGGLANSWDFGPLGVELLKNLKDAWWKKFVTERIDMVGLDAAILMNPTTWEASGHVGSFADPLMDCKKCKSRERADKLVENWQQTNESDEQPANWAGEKTPPQDMLDFINAKNITCPHCGSLDWTLPKAFNLMFKTQQGVVEGEGKDIYLRPETAQGIFVNFKNVQTTSRKKIPFGIAQIGKAFRNEITPGNFVFRTREFEQMEIEYFCKPGTDLEYHDFWKKFCMDWYLGLGVTPDNLRMRDHDDAELSHYSNATSDIEYQYPFGWGELCGIASRTNYDLSQHMEYSSKDLKYFDEAAKEKYIPFVIEPSLGVQRSALVFLCDAYEEEEIKEGDTRVVLHLHNQLAPVKIAVMPLAKKIADNAKPVFDTLVQQLGLNMDFDVQGSIGKRYRRQDEVGTPYCVTFDYDSLDDNAVTVRERDSMDQQRIKIDELVPFFREKFTY; this is encoded by the coding sequence ATGGCTAAACCAAAAAAAGAATTAACATTGATGGACAAAGTGGTCGGCCTTTGCAAACGCAGGGGGTTTGTATATCCGGGATCTGAAATTTACGGCGGGCTTGCCAATTCCTGGGATTTCGGTCCTTTAGGGGTGGAGCTGCTTAAAAATTTGAAAGACGCCTGGTGGAAAAAATTTGTCACCGAGCGTATTGATATGGTCGGCCTGGATGCCGCCATCCTCATGAACCCGACCACTTGGGAGGCCTCCGGCCATGTGGGCAGTTTTGCTGATCCGTTGATGGACTGCAAAAAATGTAAATCCCGGGAGCGGGCTGATAAACTTGTGGAAAACTGGCAGCAGACCAATGAATCCGATGAACAGCCCGCCAACTGGGCAGGGGAAAAGACCCCGCCCCAGGATATGCTGGATTTTATTAATGCCAAAAATATCACCTGTCCCCATTGCGGCAGCCTTGACTGGACCTTGCCCAAAGCCTTTAACCTGATGTTTAAAACCCAGCAGGGTGTGGTTGAAGGCGAAGGAAAGGACATCTATCTGCGCCCTGAAACCGCCCAGGGTATCTTTGTCAATTTTAAAAATGTCCAGACCACCTCACGCAAAAAAATTCCCTTTGGTATTGCCCAGATCGGCAAGGCATTCAGGAACGAAATTACCCCGGGCAATTTTGTATTCAGGACCCGTGAGTTTGAGCAGATGGAAATTGAATATTTCTGTAAACCCGGCACCGATCTTGAGTATCATGACTTTTGGAAAAAATTCTGCATGGACTGGTACTTAGGGCTAGGTGTTACCCCGGACAATCTTAGAATGCGTGACCATGATGATGCAGAATTGTCCCATTACTCCAATGCCACGTCCGATATTGAATACCAGTATCCGTTTGGCTGGGGGGAATTGTGCGGCATCGCTTCCCGGACCAACTATGACCTAAGCCAGCACATGGAGTACTCTTCCAAGGATCTGAAGTATTTTGACGAGGCTGCCAAGGAAAAGTATATCCCCTTTGTTATTGAACCTTCCCTCGGGGTTCAGCGCTCCGCTCTGGTCTTTTTGTGCGACGCCTATGAAGAAGAAGAGATTAAAGAGGGCGATACCCGGGTGGTGCTGCATCTTCACAATCAGTTGGCTCCTGTGAAAATTGCAGTGATGCCCCTGGCTAAAAAAATTGCCGACAATGCAAAGCCTGTCTTTGACACACTGGTGCAACAATTGGGGCTGAACATGGATTTTGACGTCCAGGGCAGTATCGGCAAGCGCTACCGCCGTCAGGATGAGGTCGGCACCCCCTATTGTGTCACCTTTGATTATGACTCCCTTGACGATAATGCCGTCACTGTCCGGGAGCGGGACTCCATGGATCAGCAGCGTATAAAGATAGATGAGCTTGTTCCCTTTTTCCGGGAAAAATTTACCTATTAA